GTCCATACGCAGCGAATGGCGCAGATAATCGCCGAAAGCATCGCCTTCATCGTCACCCACGCCATCACCCGTGATCGAAAGCTGGACGGCCCAGGGCATCGGATATTCTACTGGCTTTTCGATCGAGACCAGTCGCAGCATCGGCGACAGCCGTGCCGATTCCCGGAGAAGCTCGTAGATCGACGTGGTTTTGCCCGAGCCAGTTGGCCCGGTGAACAGGACAATGCCGCTCGATCCCTCGATCAGATAGCGCAGCTTGTCGGCCTGCTTGGCCAGATACCCCATTTCTTCCAGCCGGAGAGTGCCGTCCGGACGACGCGGGTAATCCAGGATGGTCCGGCCACCGCCCTGCTTCCGGGCCGCGGCCGTATCCATGTATTGCAAACGAAGGACCATGAACCCGCCACCTGTCTCGACCGGATGCGCGGGACCGCGCACGATGCGAACCGATGACAGGCCATATTCCTGCACGATCGGCCCGCTGATCTGCGCGTTTTGCGTCTCTAGCGGGGTGAAGCTCGCATCCTTCACGACCGCGATCCCCTGGTAAAACGCGCGGATGATCGCCTCGCCTTCCTCTTGCGTCAGGCGCTCCGCGACGCGCAGCTCGCCCTTCACCCGAAACTGAACCTCAGTGTGCGAACCCCGCAGCAGGATATGAATGTCGGAGGCCGTGTAATTTGCACCGCGCGCCAGGATGTTCATGGCGGCTTCGCGGTTTTCGAGCGCAGCGTCATTACCGGATGTTGCTGTCCTAACAATCGGACGCAGCCCGTTGCGCCGCCACTCCACAATCTCATCGAGATCAAGGGAGACCACATCGAATTTCACGCCACGCTGACGGCAGCGGTCCAGCCAGGTCAGCAGCAGAGGGTCCGCTTTGCGGCGGGGCTCGACATAGAGTTTTTGCGTCGCGTGATCGATCGCGATAAATTCGCTCAAATGCTCCGGCAGCGCCGGCAGATCACGACCAATACGAGCATCACCGTCCATAAATCATCCCCTGAATCGACCAGCCATCTTTTGTTTGTTTCAAAAAGGTCAGCCTCAATCCCGGTATCCCGTTGAACCCTATCCCGAACGGTGCCACCGGCAGGGTGAACGCCACGGATTGCGCCGGGATTGGCGGTGGTTTCGTGGTGTCTGTTGAGCCTGGCAGATGAGGGGGCGCAGGCGGCGCAGAGATGCGCGCTTGCACCCCGAGCGGTTGCAGCAGCGCGTAGAGTGCGTTGTCGGCAGCAGCCAAGCCCTGCGCGTTATCAGCTCCATGGGGCAATGCAGGCCAAGAAATCGATTGAACCACACTATTACCATCGCCCGATAAGGCACCGGGTGGCCGCTGGGATACTGTGGCACCCGTGTCCCGCTTCCAGGTCACGGTTGCACTGGTGCCGCCGCAGGTAATTCCCGCATTGACCCAGCCATCATCCGACACATCCACCGGGCCAATCGCGGCCGCGCAGGCCGCAAGCCACTGGTCGGGCGCCGGAGAACTCAGCAATGGTGAAATGGCTTTCTGTTCCGCGAGGATACGCGCCCGCTCAGCTGCGAGCGCTTCCATGCGATGCCGTTGCTCCAACTCCACATGACGATGCCAAAGCCATACTCCGCCGGCGACAACAAGCATCGCCGCGATGGCCGGCAGAATCAAACGCCATGGCGATACCGGCTCCACCGAACGAACCGGAACAAGGGCGTCAGACCCCCGTGCCGCCGCCAAAATCGGCAGGAGATCATCGCCCAGCGTGCCTTTGAGGTATTTCCAGTCCGCGTAGTTTTCGTGCCGCTGGCGCGCTTCCAGAATTGTCTCATAGCTGCCAACAACGTCACCATCCGGTAGCACCGCCTGGCCGTCGCGAACCGCCAGATACCACCAGAGATCATCGGAAAGCTGGTAAATCCCAAGCCACGGCTGTTCCTGCGACTGTGCGATTGCCGCCGCCAGCGAGAAAATCCGCGTCGGCCTATCGCTCTCGACCGCAGGACAGAAACCGGCCTGGATGACCTGACTGGTGCCCCGGACGGCTACCCAATCCGCCCCGAGATCCTTGGCGTCCTCTCGAAGCTCTGAGAGCTTCGGGCGATCAGCAAATGAACGCCAAACAAGCCCAGCAATCCATTGCCGGTCGCCCGCCTTGATGATCCGGGCGCTTGTCATTGACCGGCGCCGGGCAGAGACGGCGGATAAGCAAGCGGGGCCGGCACGCTGACGGGCGCGGCGGACTCCTGCGGCGCTTGTGTGCTGGCTTGGGGGCTGGCCTGGCCGCTGACGAATGGCAGCGGCAGCAGATTGCCCCCCTTCATCACCCGGACCCCCGAGGCGGTCACATCATGGACGGTGAGGCCGTCGCCAAGGCCGAGGCCAGGCGTCGCCACGACCTCGCCACCATCCGGCATCATCAGCACGGCCGACAGCCGACTACCCCGCCCATCGATCGAGACGACGCGCGGCATTAACGCTTGGGGCGCTGGCGTGGCCGCCACTGGTTGCTGCGGCTGACCATACCCAATGCCTGGAAAACCCGTTGGCGTTGTCGGCGATGAACCGCTGCCACTCTTACCGGCATTAGATATACCGGCCTTAAGCTTGGCAATTTGAAGTTCCTGCTTGAGCACTGCGATCTGATCGTGCAGCGCATCGAGCTGGCTGATTGTGGTGCTCGGCGTTGATGGCGGCGTAGGATCGGCAAGCCCAAGCGAAGGGACCATCATAGAAATCGAGGACGCCAACAACAGCGCCGCTTTACGGACCATGATTTTATCTCCCTTGCTCATAGCGACCGCGCACTGACCACGATTGCGATCAGGGTTTTTTTCACCTGCGCATCGCCTCCCCCACCGAGGAACGTAAAGAACGGCGTGCCAACACCATTGTTTGTGGTGTTGCCATCGGCTTCCTTGTAGCCGGTGATCATCAGCGTGCTGCCCGAGCGCAGCGATGCCGACTGATTGACGACGGTATCTGTCGTGGTCGGCACCTGAATCGAAGCCCCGCCGCTGCTCACCGTCTTAAGGTTCACCAGCGACGAGATCGTCATGTTCATGCCGAGCAAAATCCGGTTGCCAACAACACGCGGCGTGACCGTTCCGGTGAAACCCGTTGTCACCGTTCCCGGTATCAGGCCCGTGGTGCTGCCCACGTTCGCCGCCTGATTGATCTGGCTTTCCGCCAGATACCCGGTTTGCTGCGCCACCTGGATTGCAGCCGGTTCGCCATTCAGCGTGACCCGCGACTGGCTGAACACTTGGCTGACATGGCCGAGCGTCGCGAGCGCCTGCACGGCCGCCTGCGTGCCGGCGAACTCACCCGCGGACCCTTGCGCCGTGTTCAGGATGGACGCACCAAACGAGAAGGTCGAGGTTCCCGAGGCCACCGCCGGGGCGGGTGCGCCGGCCAGAGACAGGCCAAACGACTTGGCCGCATTCTGGAAAGCGAGCGTCGGATTGAACCCATAATTCTGTTCGTTCGTGAGCTGAACATTGTAGATATGGATCGTGATCGCGACCTGCTTCGAGAGGGTTTGCTGTAAGGTCGAGACCCAACTCGCGACCTGGCTCACCTGGTCCGGCGTCCCCGTCACGGTAATCGTGCCGGAGGACGCATCCGCCGTCACCTTGGCGCCACCACTGACCGCCTCGGCCGTCTTTTCCATTCCTTTCCAGATATCCGTCGTAGACTTATTCGTGATCGACGTATTGCCGTTCGAGCTATTACCGCCCGACCCTCCGCCACCACCCGAACTCAGGCCGAGCGCGCCGGACGAGCTGGTGGCGCCCGCACTGGCGACGATCTTGCTTTCTGTCGTCGTTGTCGTCGGCAACGCCGGAATCAAAAATGTCCGGGACTCGATCTTGAATAGGGTTATCACGCCATGCTTGAGCCGCCACGACAATCCCGCGCGGGCGGTAATCGTATCAAGCAGGCCGCGCAACGTGCCGTGATAGCGCAGCGCCAGAGACGGCACATGCACAGTCTCCCCGTCGCTAGAAGCAGCCGAGAACAGCGCCGCCGGAGGCGGCGGTAGCGCTCCGGCCGATGCGGCGGCCGGCAACGCCGGAATGGCGTCAAGCCCGCTCGATGGTATCGACAGACCCGTGACCCGCACCGGCACCCCGGTTATATCGGTAATCCGGCCAGCCAACTCTCGGATCGAAAGCGGCTGGGCCGTAACCAGCGTTACGTTTTCAAGCAGCAAGGGGTTCGGGGGAGGTGCAATATGCACGGGCGGTCCCATCAGAAACGGCGCCGGCGTGGTCTTCACCACCTTTGGGTAATACGCCGAAGCGCCCTCCGCCTCGGCTTTCGCCTTGGCGTTCATATCCGCGGCTTGATGGAATGTCGCGCAGCCGGACAGAGCCGTCGCGGCGAGCAGAATTGTCCAGCGTTTCATTGATTAACTCCAGTCACAACGAGAGTGTGGTTGCCGCGATAAAAGGTGGCGTGAATGGGGGCGCCCTGTGCCGCCAGATCTTCGATGACCTGGCTCGCCGCGCCGGAGAACGTGCCTTGGAAATTGCTGGCACGCGGTACAGGCCAATCCTGCCCCACGTTCCAGATGACGTGCCAACCCGCGCTTTGACCCCATGCGCTAATCTGCCGGCCGACAAGCTGCCCCGCCGGCAGCGACCATGTGGGAAGCGGCGGGGGCACGGGCGGCAGCGGCGCAGCCACAACCGCATTCGGCGGCACGGGCAGCGACGGCACGGAAACAACCCCGCCAAGAGTGTGCGGGGCGGTCGAGGATACTGGCAATGTTCCCAGCAAGGATTGCGGCTTGTGCGACGAACCGCTGGCCGGGCCATCGTTTGCTGGCGCCGTCACCAATTGCTGATGGGAAAGATGGTTATGTTGCAGAGGCTCCGCGACCCACATCGCATGATGGGTTTCCGGCGCTGCATCGTTGCCTGCCTCGGCGGATAAAGATGCGACCGATTGCCAAGGCTTAATGACGAGATCGCGTGTGATCATCACGTCAAATTTGTAGCCTTGCCGAATTTTGAGCGTCGGCGCGATGCCAATATCCCGGTTGATCAGGTTTTGGCCGGTCTGACCCAGTTGCTGCCCGAGAGACCCGGCGATAACCTGCTGACTCGAATAGGTGCTGGACGGCGATGCCTGCGGCTGGGAAAGTTGCACGCCAGCCGAAAAAACCGACATCAGCAAGGCGTCGCCAAATATCCGGAAATAGTGATTATTCACCTGGTCATGAAAACCGGCATAGCCGCTGGGGCTTGACCCCGGCATTGAATCGATATCGAGGCTCGATCCGTCCGGATAAATGATACGGTTCCACACCACGAGCACGCGGCTTTGGCCGTTTGCGACCTGATCGTCATACGTGCCGATCAGCTCGGCCCCTTGTGGCACCAACACTTGCGACCCGTCCGGGGTATTGTAGACATTGCTGGCGACCCGCGCGAGGATCTGCCCCGGCAGATCACTATCGATGCCCGTCTCCATCACCGCCGGAATCACGCTGCCAGCGCGCAGAACATTCGGCGATATCGGTGCTTCGCGGCCTGTCGGCAGATAGTCCGGATTACCGCGCAGCTTCCCGAGATAGGATGATTTTTGTGCAGCCGAAAGCGCGGCGGATTCACCTGCGGAACCGCCGTCGAAGGATACCGCCCCATCTCCTGCCCCGCCTTCGTTCGGCGTCAAACTCGCACCTGGCGTCGTGCTGTTGATCATGCCCGCGAGCGGATTACCGCCACCAGCGGGCGTGAACGACGCTGGCGTCGTCGCAACCGATCCAGCGGCACCAGGACTACCGCCGCTCGATGCCGCCAGCCCTGACGAAAGCGCCCGGCGCCGCTGATCGGTCATTTTTTGCGTTTGCTGAATAACACCCGACACATATTGAACCCAGGCTTGTTGCACGATCTGCTGCGTTGGGCTGACGGTTTTATTTTGGTTGGCAAGCGCCGTCGTCCTGGCCCCTGCCCCGGTATTCTTTCCATTACCCGGTGGAGGCGCCTTCGGCGTGGTTGCGGGCGGCGTCGCGCCGCCTTCCGCACGCAACCGCGCCATTATTGCCGACGACGTAGCAGCCGCCTCTTGTCCCGTGCCTTGAGCTCCCGACGATACCGCTGCGGCAGGGGCCGGCTTCTTATGCACACGAACATACGTGCCATCCGCCACCACCAACGCCATGACACCCGCCGCGCCCACGCCGACAACAGCAATCATCGGAGACAGTCGCCGCACCTGTGACGATCTTTTTTTACTTGTCGGTGTTAAGCTGATGCCCCCATTGCCAGGGGGGCGAGTATTTCCGCTCATCCGGCCCGCCCGACTGTGATTGGCGAAACCGGCACCAGCTTGCCAGACTTATCCGGCTGATAGGCCCGCGTCAGCACCTCATTGTTGGTCCACACGCGCAACAGAACCGATTGGTCGAAGGGTGACACGGCATAGCGAACATTGATGCCGGTATGGCTGGATACACCAAAACCCCGCGCACGAAGCGCCGCATCCAGCGTAGTGCCGAAACGCTTGCCGGCCGAACCAGAGGCCGGTTGCAACATTACGGTGGTGTGCGCCGGTGGTAGCGCGTGGGCCACCAATCCGGTCAGGTTTGCCGCAATCTGCTGATTTTTGATCGATGTCGGCACAGACACAAATGACCCCGCGCCCATAGACGTTGCGCAGCCACTCAAGCCGAGCATCGCGACCAACATCGCTTGCCGCGCCCGCATCAGAACCTCCGCCCTGTATATCTGATCCGCACCGCGCGCTGACCCGATCCGACGCCGGCGATCAGTTCGGCCCGCGTCAACACACGATCGACAATATAGACGGACCCATCGACCCGGTAATTGACCAGCTCGGTTTTTCCATTGCTACCAAGAGCAAGCAAGACCGGCGCCGTCGTAACCAGCATCTTGTCGGGGAAGTCGATGTAAGTTTTGGTGCCATCGGTATAGACCCGCACCGGGCGCCAATCCGGATTGGCGCCACTCAGCCGATAATTGAAATCGAGCTTCGCAACAGACTGGCCGGACGGTAGCAGATTGTCTGTCTGCTCCTTATCCATTTTGGCGTGATAGGCGGCCCAGGCGGCCTGCACATCGCTAGGATATTGGAAGGACACCACGGGCATCCACCGCTGCCGATCCGAAATGAGCTGGATTGTGTAGGTTCGCCGATTGGTAGAGATCACCATGTCCGTCGAAAGACCGGAGTTGACGGGCTTGATCAGAACATGGGTGACGGCATCAGAGCCGTCGCCACTCACGGCAGGTATTGCCTGCCATTCCGCTGAATCACCGATATTGATCTGCTTCACGACTTCGCCAGGTTGCAGGCGAACATCACAAACGCGCAGCGGCGCACACACCAGCGTTGGCAACGTAGCGCCATAGCGAAACTGGACCGCGCCATTGCTGCCAGGTGTCGGCAGGTTATGGGAGCCGGCCCACGCTTGACTGATCCGCAAGCCAGCCGCCGCTTTCGCCCCGAGCGGCACCACCTTGTTCGACAGGAGCGGAATGGGTGGCGGCAGCTCATTCGGGTTGATTGCCGGCACGGCTTGTTGGGCCAAGGCCGAGGCCGGCACCATCATACATGCGGCCACGATGGCCCAAACATTACGCATCAGTTTACGCTCCGCGACCACGAGAAATTCGTGATGTAAATGCCCATGGGATTCTTCATGATGGCCGATGCGGAGGCCGGCGGCTCGATTTTGATCGTGATGATCGCCGACCAGTTCTCAGTATTGTCAGTCCCATCGTGACGGCCGCGATCATCCTCTGTCCAGGTCACGCGATAAACATTCGGCGATATCGGCAGAACATCATGCACATTGACCGACACCGCATCGTCATGGCTGCGCTTGTAGGGATTGTTCTGTTGAAGCCACTGATTGAGAGACACGAATGCCTGGCTGTCCGGTGCGATCGACGTATAGGCGTCACCGAGGATCGTGGTTTCAGCCCGCGGATCGTGGAACACAGATCTGACATCGAAAACCCAGCGCGCGAGCTGGGCTGCGATAACGCGGCCATCTTCTGGCGGTGCTTCGGTCAATGGCGCAACCGCCACCGCATCGCCCAGCTTGTTCACTCGCACGACAAACGGCACAAACCGACTTTGTGAGGACCGATACCCGGCCCACCCGACCGCGACGAATGCCACGGCCAGCGCACCGAGGGCGACCATGCGCCATTGCGCGGCCTGTTTGACGAAATCGCCATAGCGTTCATTCCACTCGCGTCGACCTTCCAAATAAGGGCTGGCCCCATCAGACGATGGGGCCAGCCTGTCGAAGTCTGCCGAGGTTTCCTGAAAAACTGGCGGTTGCCGACGAGTTAGAGGATTACGCATGGTCTATACCTTACGATAGCGGGCGGCGATTGTCACTATGATTTCGCACAATTTCGGCTGATTTTTCTCATTTCATCGGCTATAGCGCACGCCATTTATGGGTCCGGTGTCAGGCGGGGAACGTCGGATTTCAATGTGTTCGCGCTACGAATGCGACGCGCCATCCGGCCGCCCATCGTGCCGCCACGGGATGCTGGATCGCCTTCTAGGCGGCCCTGCATATCCGCCATCGCCGCACGTCCAAGGATACCTGCGGTGCGGGCCATCAATTGGCCCTTACCCATGCTCGCCGCGCCACCACCGGCTGCGCCGGCGGCGCCACCTTCACCGGCGCCTCCACCTGCCGCCGCGCCCAATGCGCCGGCCGCGCCTTCTCCACCGCTTGCGGCTGCCGCCAATTGTGCAGCTTCCCCAGCCGCGCCCGCTAGTCCTGCGCCGCCCATAGCTACGGACGCCGCACCTGCCGCTGCACCTGCCAATGTCGCGGCTAATTCGCCGCCACGACAAACAGCCGCTCCACTGATTACACTTTGGATGAGGTCAGGTATCTTTTTAACCAGCGCGACAAATACTACTGCGGCACCAACAAGAGATAAATCAGACGCAAGAGTTGCGTGTAACGCATTTTTTGCAAATGACTCTATAACAGTTTGTCCTACGCCAACAATTATCAACATAACGAACAATTTCGTTGCTACAGATATAACGTAATTTACCATTTTCATCATATACCCGCTGGTCCAGCGTGAAGGCCCCAAGCCCATAAATAGCATACCGATGACAACAGCGATTTTTGATTCGATCACGACAAAAAGAATATCTGCCGCTATGGTCGCGAACATAAATATTATGATTATCGCACATATAATCATCGCGAGATCCGTCGGGATCGCTGATAGTTTATAGATTAGACTATTAATAACATCCGTGCCGATCTGCATTCCAGATGCGAATATATTTCCGGCATTTGCAGCGGAACCTGTTGCCGCTATCGAAGCGGCATCGCGAAGTCCATTCACGACATCATTTGCCAACGATACAAAATGGGTCATCAAATAATAAAGGAAGCCGACAGACACCCCTTGCTGTATTAACTCAACCACCCAATCGGCAATATCTCCCCGTCCTAACACCTACGGCATTCACACATTTTTCTTGCTGTTTGAGTTGGGCTCTGATTCTCGATGATCTCTGCAGTGATGGGGAACGAGATGGCGGTTCGAGGCGGAGCTTTGGGACATTTTGGTGATGCGCGGCGCGCGGCGATCGGCAACACACTGGTTGAGCGGGTAGTGGAAACTGGCTCTCTGGTCATACGCAAACTCGGGGGCACGCGGGCGCGGGAGATTGCGATCCATCGGTTCCTTTCGGCCCCCTCGGTGACGTGTGGCGAGATGGTTGAGACGCTGGCGCATTGCACGGCAGTGGCCTGCAAGGGGCGTCGGATTGTGGCGGCGCAGGACACGACAGAGATCAATTTTGCCGGCCGCGAGGAGCGTCGTCGGGGCCTTGGTCCGGCCGGAGATGGCGTATCGGCGGGGTTTTTCCTGCACCCGGTGATTGCGATCGACAGCGAGACGGAGGCGGTGCTCGGCCTGATCGACGCGAAAATATGGACCCGTTCTGATGGGTTCGATCCGACACCTGCGCGTGAGCGGGCGTTGGAGGACAAGGAGAGTGTGCGATGGT
The nucleotide sequence above comes from Acidiphilium acidophilum. Encoded proteins:
- a CDS encoding TrbI/VirB10 family protein translates to MIAVVGVGAAGVMALVVADGTYVRVHKKPAPAAAVSSGAQGTGQEAAATSSAIMARLRAEGGATPPATTPKAPPPGNGKNTGAGARTTALANQNKTVSPTQQIVQQAWVQYVSGVIQQTQKMTDQRRRALSSGLAASSGGSPGAAGSVATTPASFTPAGGGNPLAGMINSTTPGASLTPNEGGAGDGAVSFDGGSAGESAALSAAQKSSYLGKLRGNPDYLPTGREAPISPNVLRAGSVIPAVMETGIDSDLPGQILARVASNVYNTPDGSQVLVPQGAELIGTYDDQVANGQSRVLVVWNRIIYPDGSSLDIDSMPGSSPSGYAGFHDQVNNHYFRIFGDALLMSVFSAGVQLSQPQASPSSTYSSQQVIAGSLGQQLGQTGQNLINRDIGIAPTLKIRQGYKFDVMITRDLVIKPWQSVASLSAEAGNDAAPETHHAMWVAEPLQHNHLSHQQLVTAPANDGPASGSSHKPQSLLGTLPVSSTAPHTLGGVVSVPSLPVPPNAVVAAPLPPVPPPLPTWSLPAGQLVGRQISAWGQSAGWHVIWNVGQDWPVPRASNFQGTFSGAASQVIEDLAAQGAPIHATFYRGNHTLVVTGVNQ
- the trbG gene encoding P-type conjugative transfer protein TrbG, which gives rise to MRNVWAIVAACMMVPASALAQQAVPAINPNELPPPIPLLSNKVVPLGAKAAAGLRISQAWAGSHNLPTPGSNGAVQFRYGATLPTLVCAPLRVCDVRLQPGEVVKQINIGDSAEWQAIPAVSGDGSDAVTHVLIKPVNSGLSTDMVISTNRRTYTIQLISDRQRWMPVVSFQYPSDVQAAWAAYHAKMDKEQTDNLLPSGQSVAKLDFNYRLSGANPDWRPVRVYTDGTKTYIDFPDKMLVTTAPVLLALGSNGKTELVNYRVDGSVYIVDRVLTRAELIAGVGSGQRAVRIRYTGRRF
- a CDS encoding secretin N-terminal domain-containing protein: MKRWTILLAATALSGCATFHQAADMNAKAKAEAEGASAYYPKVVKTTPAPFLMGPPVHIAPPPNPLLLENVTLVTAQPLSIRELAGRITDITGVPVRVTGLSIPSSGLDAIPALPAAASAGALPPPPAALFSAASSDGETVHVPSLALRYHGTLRGLLDTITARAGLSWRLKHGVITLFKIESRTFLIPALPTTTTTESKIVASAGATSSSGALGLSSGGGGGSGGNSSNGNTSITNKSTTDIWKGMEKTAEAVSGGAKVTADASSGTITVTGTPDQVSQVASWVSTLQQTLSKQVAITIHIYNVQLTNEQNYGFNPTLAFQNAAKSFGLSLAGAPAPAVASGTSTFSFGASILNTAQGSAGEFAGTQAAVQALATLGHVSQVFSQSRVTLNGEPAAIQVAQQTGYLAESQINQAANVGSTTGLIPGTVTTGFTGTVTPRVVGNRILLGMNMTISSLVNLKTVSSGGASIQVPTTTDTVVNQSASLRSGSTLMITGYKEADGNTTNNGVGTPFFTFLGGGGDAQVKKTLIAIVVSARSL
- the trbF gene encoding conjugal transfer protein TrbF, with product MRNPLTRRQPPVFQETSADFDRLAPSSDGASPYLEGRREWNERYGDFVKQAAQWRMVALGALAVAFVAVGWAGYRSSQSRFVPFVVRVNKLGDAVAVAPLTEAPPEDGRVIAAQLARWVFDVRSVFHDPRAETTILGDAYTSIAPDSQAFVSLNQWLQQNNPYKRSHDDAVSVNVHDVLPISPNVYRVTWTEDDRGRHDGTDNTENWSAIITIKIEPPASASAIMKNPMGIYITNFSWSRSVN
- a CDS encoding type IV secretion system protein; the encoded protein is MLGRGDIADWVVELIQQGVSVGFLYYLMTHFVSLANDVVNGLRDAASIAATGSAANAGNIFASGMQIGTDVINSLIYKLSAIPTDLAMIICAIIIIFMFATIAADILFVVIESKIAVVIGMLFMGLGPSRWTSGYMMKMVNYVISVATKLFVMLIIVGVGQTVIESFAKNALHATLASDLSLVGAAVVFVALVKKIPDLIQSVISGAAVCRGGELAATLAGAAAGAASVAMGGAGLAGAAGEAAQLAAAASGGEGAAGALGAAAGGGAGEGGAAGAAGGGAASMGKGQLMARTAGILGRAAMADMQGRLEGDPASRGGTMGGRMARRIRSANTLKSDVPRLTPDP
- the pilO2 gene encoding type 4b pilus protein PilO2, encoding MTSARIIKAGDRQWIAGLVWRSFADRPKLSELREDAKDLGADWVAVRGTSQVIQAGFCPAVESDRPTRIFSLAAAIAQSQEQPWLGIYQLSDDLWWYLAVRDGQAVLPDGDVVGSYETILEARQRHENYADWKYLKGTLGDDLLPILAAARGSDALVPVRSVEPVSPWRLILPAIAAMLVVAGGVWLWHRHVELEQRHRMEALAAERARILAEQKAISPLLSSPAPDQWLAACAAAIGPVDVSDDGWVNAGITCGGTSATVTWKRDTGATVSQRPPGALSGDGNSVVQSISWPALPHGADNAQGLAAADNALYALLQPLGVQARISAPPAPPHLPGSTDTTKPPPIPAQSVAFTLPVAPFGIGFNGIPGLRLTFLKQTKDGWSIQGMIYGR
- the pilP gene encoding type IV pilus biogenesis protein PilP encodes the protein MVRKAALLLASSISMMVPSLGLADPTPPSTPSTTISQLDALHDQIAVLKQELQIAKLKAGISNAGKSGSGSSPTTPTGFPGIGYGQPQQPVAATPAPQALMPRVVSIDGRGSRLSAVLMMPDGGEVVATPGLGLGDGLTVHDVTASGVRVMKGGNLLPLPFVSGQASPQASTQAPQESAAPVSVPAPLAYPPSLPGAGQ
- a CDS encoding GspE/PulE family protein → MDGDARIGRDLPALPEHLSEFIAIDHATQKLYVEPRRKADPLLLTWLDRCRQRGVKFDVVSLDLDEIVEWRRNGLRPIVRTATSGNDAALENREAAMNILARGANYTASDIHILLRGSHTEVQFRVKGELRVAERLTQEEGEAIIRAFYQGIAVVKDASFTPLETQNAQISGPIVQEYGLSSVRIVRGPAHPVETGGGFMVLRLQYMDTAAARKQGGGRTILDYPRRPDGTLRLEEMGYLAKQADKLRYLIEGSSGIVLFTGPTGSGKTTSIYELLRESARLSPMLRLVSIEKPVEYPMPWAVQLSITGDGVGDDEGDAFGDYLRHSLRMDPDWIFLGEIRSAGVALTAFEASLTGHKVVSTIHTEDPFSVPDRIEIMDAARLPRQMFCNSKMIRGIVNQRLVPQLCPHCAVPLSAAGSDALWPRLSAALDTYATAWPQYGDLSRVKLRGAGCAACHHDGISRRIAIAEVIVTDADLMRDFVDHGADTARRNYRKRADADWSVLHTAMDGVMAGRIDPRDVGWCNLTSGNSFWVGSWCPCRGMPRQGLFILVFHAVVHTNMETDEWTPKRIRLSRHFWNI